The following coding sequences are from one Odontesthes bonariensis isolate fOdoBon6 chromosome 10, fOdoBon6.hap1, whole genome shotgun sequence window:
- the rad51c gene encoding DNA repair protein RAD51 homolog 3, with protein sequence MLRPLSSLNLSAGVRLKLLRAGLQFTADLRPLSPAQLTEEAGVSPQEAQEALEVVRSDGGGGASLTALELLQKEEELRSIVTFSSQLDRILHGGLPVGKLTEICGAPGVGKTQLCLQLAVDVQVPQCFGGVEAQAVFVDTEGGFLLQRVGDVAAAAVRHCSLLAEDEEQRAAMTAFTVDSILANIFLVRCHDYVELLAELQLLRDFLQDRPRVRLLVIDSVAFPFRLQFDDLSQRTRLLQSLGQQLIAMATSHNIAVVISNQMTTRLQDGRSQLVPALGERWGHAPAIRLLLQWEGSRRLAAIFKSPSHMDASVHYQITSEGFRDADQSERPQSKRSRTHPDQSAPSPANASC encoded by the exons ATGCTGCGGCCGTTATCCAGCCTGAACCTGAGTGCCGGAGTCCGGCTGAAGCTGCTCCGGGCCGGGCTCCAGTTCACCGCCGACCTGCGGCCGCTCAGCCCGGCGCAGCTCACTGAAG AGGCCGGAGTGTCGCCGCAGGAGGCCCAGGAGGCGCTGGAGGTCGTGAGGTCAGACGGAGGAGGCGGAGCTTCTCTGACGGCTCTGGAGCTCCTgcagaaggaggaggagctcAGGAGCATCGTGACCTTCTCCTCACAGCTGGACCGCATCCTGCACGGAGGACTTCCTGTCGGGAAGCTGACGGAGATCTGTGGCGCTCCAGGAGTCGGAAAAACACAGCTGTg CCTGCAGCTGGCCGTGGACGTCCAGGTGCCGCAGTGCTTCGGTGGCGTTGAGGCTCAGGCGGTGTTCGTGGACACGGAGGGCGGCTTCCTGCTCCAGCGGGTCGGGGACGTCGCCGCCGCCGCCGTCAGACACTGCTCCCTGCTGGCCGAGGACGAGGAGCAGCGAGCCGCTATGACGGCCTTCACCGTGGACTCCATCCTGGCGAACATCTTCCTG GTGCGTTGCCATGACTACGTGGAGCTGCTCGCAGAGCTCCAGCTGCTGCGCGACTTCTTGCAGGACCGACCGAGGGTCCGCCTCCTGGTGATCGACAGCGTGGCGTTCCCGTTCCGGCTGCAGTTCGATGACCTCTCGCAGAGGACACGCCTCCTCCAGAGCCTTGGCCAGCAGCTCATCGCTATGGCAACAAGCCACAACATCGCCGTGGTGATCAGCAACCAGATGACCACACGGCTGCAGGACGGCCGATCCCAGCTGGTTCCGGCCCTGGGGGAGAGATGGGGCCACGCCCCTGCCATCAGGCTCCTCCTACAGTGGGAGGGGTCACGGCGGCTGGCGGCCATCTTTAAATCTCCAAGTCACATGGATGCCAGCGTCCACTACCAGATCACCTCCGAGGGCTTCCGAGATGCCGACCAATCAGAGCGGCCGCAGAGCAAAAGGTCTCGAACACACCCTGACCAATCAGCTCCCAGCCCAGCTAATGCCAgctgctga